One Fusobacterium russii ATCC 25533 DNA segment encodes these proteins:
- the citG gene encoding triphosphoribosyl-dephospho-CoA synthase CitG translates to MIEQYVFIEKYLDADIIADLAVKALLYEVTIHPKAGLVTRSSNGSHRDMNFYTFLDSSISLREYFKECFLHSEKYSLENKDFFRELRELGKKAEKKMLETTGMINTHKGTIFSMGIVIAVISAKFKEKQKIFLHDLIESIKKLCFPLKQELEKNLKSTNGEKIYNKYKISGARGLALSGYSLVLDKGINEFFNFTKKMSFETSCILLLFYYISILDDTNIISRSGSIEVLKEIKKMAKEKYCKNLISLDEKAIREDMFGLDKFFVKKNISPGGSADLLILTIFIYFLMR, encoded by the coding sequence ATGATTGAGCAGTATGTTTTTATAGAAAAATATTTAGATGCAGATATTATTGCAGATTTAGCGGTTAAAGCTCTATTATATGAAGTGACCATACATCCCAAAGCTGGTTTGGTCACAAGGAGTTCAAACGGCTCACATAGGGACATGAATTTTTATACTTTTTTAGACTCTTCTATTTCATTGAGGGAGTATTTTAAGGAATGTTTTTTACACTCTGAAAAATATAGTTTAGAAAATAAAGATTTTTTTAGAGAACTTAGGGAATTAGGGAAAAAAGCAGAAAAAAAAATGCTTGAAACTACAGGAATGATAAATACTCACAAAGGAACTATATTTTCTATGGGAATAGTTATAGCTGTAATTTCTGCTAAATTTAAAGAAAAACAAAAAATATTTCTCCATGATTTAATTGAAAGCATAAAAAAACTATGTTTTCCATTGAAACAAGAATTAGAAAAGAATTTAAAAAGTACTAATGGAGAAAAAATATATAATAAATATAAGATCAGTGGTGCTAGAGGTTTAGCTCTTTCAGGCTATTCGCTTGTTTTGGATAAAGGAATAAATGAATTTTTTAATTTTACAAAGAAGATGAGTTTTGAAACAAGCTGTATATTACTTTTATTTTATTATATTTCTATTTTAGATGATACTAATATTATCAGTAGAAGTGGAAGTATTGAAGTTTTAAAAGAAATAAAAAAAATGGCAAAAGAAAAATATTGTAAAAATCTAATTTCTTTAGATGAAAAAGCCATAAGGGAAGATATGTTTGGCTTAGATAAGTTTTTTGTTAAAAAAAATATCAGCCCTGGGGGTAGTGCAGACTTATTAATATTAACAATATTTATATATTTTTTGATGAGGTAA
- the citD gene encoding citrate lyase acyl carrier protein, producing MFLKTIGIAGTMESSDAMITVEPREKDGIVIDLTSSVKRQFGKQILNTVTNTAKELGVENAFIKVVDKGALDYTLVARTKAAVYRAAESKDYKF from the coding sequence ATGTTTTTAAAAACTATAGGTATTGCTGGAACAATGGAATCTAGTGATGCTATGATAACAGTTGAGCCTAGAGAAAAAGATGGAATAGTAATAGACTTGACAAGTTCTGTAAAAAGACAATTTGGTAAACAGATTTTAAATACTGTAACAAACACAGCAAAAGAATTAGGTGTTGAAAATGCATTCATAAAAGTTGTAGATAAAGGTGCTCTGGATTATACATTAGTGGCTAGAACAAAGGCTGCTGTCTATAGAGCAGCAGAATCTAAAGATTATAAGTTTTAG
- a CDS encoding cysteine hydrolase family protein, which produces MKILVVVDVQNDFIDGSLGAEGALDIIPYVKEKIDKFSGEVIFTMDTHDEGYLETLEGKNLPVIHCIKNTKGWELRKGIYKKKCKIFEKNCFASLDLAKYLFELNQKEEIESIEFIGICTDICVISNAILIKSFLPEVEIIVDSNACAGVTLESHEKSLATMKMCQIKVI; this is translated from the coding sequence ATGAAAATATTGGTAGTTGTAGATGTACAAAATGATTTTATAGATGGAAGTTTAGGAGCTGAAGGAGCTCTTGATATAATTCCATATGTGAAAGAAAAGATTGATAAATTTTCTGGAGAAGTAATTTTTACTATGGATACACATGATGAAGGTTACTTGGAAACTTTGGAGGGGAAAAATCTTCCAGTAATACATTGTATAAAAAATACTAAAGGCTGGGAGCTTAGAAAAGGAATCTATAAGAAAAAATGTAAAATTTTTGAAAAAAATTGTTTTGCTTCTTTGGATTTGGCTAAATATCTTTTTGAATTAAATCAAAAAGAAGAAATTGAAAGTATAGAATTCATAGGAATTTGTACGGATATTTGTGTAATATCCAATGCTATACTTATAAAAAGTTTTCTACCAGAAGTTGAAATTATTGTAGATAGCAATGCATGTGCAGGAGTGACATTAGAAAGTCATGAAAAATCTCTTGCAACGATGAAAATGTGTCAAATAAAAGTTATTTAA